The Gossypium hirsutum isolate 1008001.06 chromosome D02, Gossypium_hirsutum_v2.1, whole genome shotgun sequence region GGATCATTAAATTGGAggatatattaaatttatttatattttacacatcacatttcaaataaataaagatggttaatttattttatttgaaaaatctaaTTGTTAAATATAGATTcactattatataaatattaaagccAAGAAACAAGTaagcttaaattaatatataattattaaaattaacaatttaatacaaaattataaatgatGAGTTGAAAAGATTAGTTATACTAAGAAAAGTGCTTTAAGAATTTAACCTTAAagagttgaaaattgagtcaATGGTTGATTTATGATGCATACCTTAGAatctatataattatatataaagtCACGTGTAACACTAtggttcatttttttttataaataatagttaaatttaaaatttttaaatttttaaaatttaatttatatattttaatttttaatataatttagtttttatatttttataatatttttaattaatttaaacagttaataaatttaacattttaattaaaatgttacatgattatatataatttaaatgttcATATTAGAGATTAACAGtggttttcaatttattttagatttaccttacttttctttttctcacaTTATAaagaaaatggttaaattttagtttggcCCATGcactatattaaaatttgagatttaatctatatatttttattttttacatcatTTGATTTCTCTACTTTTATAACGtgattagttagtctaaataattaatattgttaactatttaAATCAAAATCTTAAGGCAAAGTTTTCTTAAAAACATTATTCCAATAggaaaaaattagtttttatcaTGACGAGTTTAAATGTGTGTTATTAAGAAAAAAACCTAATCAATATTTTCAacgttattttattattatataagtaCCGAgtgaaatttctttaatttcaaaatgtcacattagagagtttaataaaataaatttaatggtGATAACAACTTAacttaaatttttagattcaaacCGTAGAAAGaataaacttttaaaagtaaaaattgagaaactaagttctcaaaatacaaaatatatataaatttagattaaattttaatattcaaaagttttactttataatttaacaaaaataaataatcaaactatttcttaaaaaatagtgtgtgtttttaaaaagtaaatttaaagCTATCAATCTCAACCTTAAAGTTAACCCACCAACttatttactaaaaaatatagaagaaataaagaaatcaTGTGAATAaaccaatatttaaaaaaaatgataggaATAAGCGGTTTTTATAAACCGGCCAAAAAGTGGTGCCCGTGACTCGGCCTGTTCTCTAAATGGGCCTAGTTTTTTTGTTTAAACTCATATTTTgaacctatatttttacccaaaccctctcatatttTAGACGAATAGTCAGACTGGGCCGCCCGGCCATGGACACCTCTACTCCCTCCCAAACTGTCTTCAATTAAGCCCCCTAAATTAGCAACAAAAGGCATCTGAATTTAGCGAATTTAAACTTGGAAGTATCCAAAAAACCGAGGGTTTTCAAGCCTTTTAACTCTAAGCGGAAAAGTGAAAGCCGAAATCCTGACTAAAACAAGGAGAAAACACCCCACAAATTAGAACGTGTAATAAACGCGCCACATGAATTGGACCGTAACGTAAAAACCCATCGTTTTCACTAGCTTTATACTAACCACGTGAGGTAATAACGCGTGAAAGCTCACCCATGATCTTTGCTGTATTTAAGCATTTGGTCAAAAGAGAGTTTAACTTTGACTTATCTACGTATTTATTATCTAAAGGCTTACGCATTTCAAATTAAttcagaaattataaaaaaaatctattttttataaaataataagtattatttttataaataccaaatattattattgagaattttgtattttatgtaaaaatttagaACAATGCAAAAATTATATGTAAATTATATTTAACACaacttcatttttaaaaaaatattattataaaatatttaaaagaaattgtaTATTAATCTTTTACAGGAACAGGTGTCGGACACCAACTTAATtaggaaattaaaaaaagaaaaagaaagaaagaaaccgcCAACAGGAAGCAAAAGGAAACGGGTGGAGTTTTCTGAGTTTTGGCTTCCTTAACAGAGGAGAGTTTCGCAGTGGAAGAAGGTGATAAAAAAacctttgaattttaatttatttaattgtcaAAGCTTTGAAGCTTCGCGTGTTTTTCAAATTGATTGTGTAAAGGAAGGGAAAGCAAACAATGGAAACGCCGCAAGGGGAGGAGCTCTTGAGGAAGATCCAAGAACTGCAAGTAGGACATGCGCATCTCATGCGAGAAATGTCAAGGTTAAAACAATCCGGTGGTGAGTCAATTCACGATTCAACTCGTCGAGGATCCAGCCGTACTTCCCCTCAATGGCCGTTATTTCTCGGGGACGCGTTGGCTGCTGCCGGTTCTGGTTCTGTTCGACTTCCGTCGCAAATAGAGAGCGGGAGCTGCGGCACCTCAAATGGCGACGGAGAAAGAACAAGAACCGGGAATTCATGGACAGCGGCGGCTAATTTGACTAACAGTcagtatttaaatattttacagtCTATGGGACAATCTGTTTATATATATGATCTTGGAGGCCGTGTATTCTATTGGTAAGTTTAAACTTTAAATAGGGttactttctttcctttcttctttttttcagttGCAATGTtcgtgattttttttcttaaaattttgtgtgtgtgtgtttttgcAGGAACCGAGCTGCTGAAAAACTTTTTGGTTATTCAGAAGCAGAAGCTTTAGGACAAGATATTATTAAGCTTGTTTGTCAACCTAAGTATTTCAGGATTGCAGCTAATATAGTTCATCTGGTTACTGCTGGGGAGAGTTGGGCTGGGCTGTTTCCTATTAAGAATAGAATAGGGGAGAATATTTCTGTAGTTACAACTGTTACtcctttttatgatgaaattggTTCTGTGGTGGGAATCACCTGTGTGACCTGTGATTCGCGGCCTTTTCAAGAAACCAAGTTTGAATTTTCAGCTGAAAGGCAACCGAAAGGAAATTCTTCAGCATTTATCCGGTCTAAAAACGCCATCTCGGTTAAACTTGGTCTTGATCCTCAGCAGCCTCTGCAAGCTGCAATTGtatcaaaaatatcaaatttggtattagtttcttaattctttatatatgcttatttttggtttcttttgttttgatttgggCTGATTCACGAGTTAACCAAAGCAGGCGTCCAAGGTGAGCAACAAAGTGAAATCCAGAATTAGGACAGGCGAGAATCGTGTTGATCCTTATGATCATAACGAAGACGCAACTTCCAGTGGAGTCTGTACACCTAAGGGAGATATGCGGCCACCCACCCATGGTGTACTTTATCCTTTTCATAACGAGTCCACTGTAATGAACTCTATAGATTTTGGTGATGAGAATGAAGGAAAACCTGGAGTCCAAAAATTTACGACCTTTATAGCTCTGACAGGGATATCTTTGCCTTGGAAAGGGAACAGTCAAGAAGAATCAGAGGCCAAGACTACTCATTCCATAAGGCCTTGTGAGGGTAATGATCAAGAGAATGAAACATTTCTGCTAAAGGGCCCATATTTGGGTACAAAACCTGAAGACCATATTAATGAGCACGACAGACCTATCAACAATGACGCATTAGGTTCTTCATCATCTTCTGCTAATGTTAACAGCACAAGCAGTACCAGCAGCTCGGGGAGTACTGGTGGTAGTCCTGTTAATAGAGTTCATATGGACACTGACTGTGTAGATTATGAAATATTGTGGGAAGAGTTGACGATCGGGGAGCAAATTGGGCAAGGTAATTTCCTTCAACTAACAGCAACTGGGAGACATGAAGGAATTATGAacttgtttataactggagccaTTACTTTATGTTAAAACTCTCCACTGATTCTACTTCATTCTTACTTGATGTCGTGGGTAATATCATGGTCTGTACTTACTTATTTAAGTACTTAATTCTCCTTTGCTTTCCTTgtaggttcttgtggaacagtaTATCATGGTCTGTGGTATGCCTCAGTATGTTCTCTTACTCCTTTCACTGCCTTATTTTTTGGGAGGATGAATAAACACATTATTGATGGTACTATATGGTGTTGAGTTCGTATAAATTGGAAAATTGGTGACATACCCATCAGCCAATTGTTCTATATGGTGTTGAGTATTATAGGTTCATCACCTACATTGATCCTTAAGTCTAATATAGACAGTGCAATATGAAAAATCCGGAGTTCATTTCGGGATCTTATGCCATACTTGCAGTCCATTCCGGTTAATGGAAGGCATGATGTCATTGCTATACATGAGCTGTTTTACTCGTTAGTTATTTATATTGGTTTTACATAGAAATGGTAGGAAGCATGAAAAAAATGTAAATCACCTTACTATTTGTGGAAATCAACCATTTTCATGTTATCGCAGGATGTTGCTGTCAAGGTATTCCCGAACCTGGAATATTCAGATAATGTCATACATTCTTTTAGACAGGAGGTGTGCATTATTgtaaaattacatttaaattgCTTTGCAGTCGCCAACTGGCTAAGATAACTGCATTTGTTATCGTTTTGAGTTTCTTTCTTCCTCTTCTAATTCTGCTCTGACTATTTCCCTTCTGCTTTGAAGGTTTCTCTGATGAAAAGACTGCGGCATCCAAATGTTCTGCTGTTTATGGGAGCTGTCACTTCACCTCAACGTCTCTGCATTGTTACTGAATTCCTTCAACGGTTCGATCTCCACCTTTTGAAATTCCTTTTTGGCATTTATGGAACATTAACATTGCATATCTATTGTTCTTTGAAACAGTAGATTTGTTGGTTTAATTTACTTCATCGTTAATGAatgcttatttatattttatcgaTGTAGTGGGAGTTTGTTCCGATTGCTACAGAGGAATGCTGCAAAATTAGAGAGGAAACGGCGTGTTCATATGGCTCTGGATATTGTGAGTCTCAAGTAGTTTTGGGTTCTCATTTTTTTGCAACTTCGTGATGTTCCTCAGGTTGTGGTGGCGTGTAGTGCCATCATACCCCAATCtgtatttttttaatctattcttGTTTGCACCGCTGGAGTGCCCTGCCCTCATTAATTCATCTTATTGTTTGAACTGCTAAGGCACGAGGCATGAATTATCTTCACCATTGCAATCCGACTATCGTTCATCGTGATCTGAAGTCTTCAAATCTCCTAGTTGATAAGAATTGGACTGTGAAGGTTTGCTTTATTTATGTGCATCTGTTTTAATTGGAATTGGGGTGAAGCTAGAAATATTTTTAGGGgcccgaaattaaattatatatttttaccatattataaatgtaatttcattcttttaatagcttatatctttatcatttttaaaggactaaattaaattttatcattttttaagttaaaagtgtaattttactactattaatttaaaattttataaatcataaaaagcctaaatgaaaattttttaaggggATTTGGGCCTCTGCAGCCCCTGGCTCCGACCCAGATTGGAAATATAGTTTCAGTTTTGCCTCAGGTTTCGAAGATACTTGTTTTAGGGCTACCTTTCATTTGACCAGGTTGGCGATTTTGGTTTGTCACGTCTCAAGCATGCAACGTTTCTCACTACTAAGACTGGGAAAGGAACGGTATTGAGTGAAACTTGTAGTTCATCAATAATATTAATCTAAGTCTAAATCATTGTGAGAGCATGCATAACTTAATAGTTTGGTTGAATTTTCTTGTAGCCTCAATGGATGGCGCCAGAAGTTCTTCGCAATGAACCCTCCGATGAGAAGTATGTTGCAAATgactcttctcctctctttttcaCTTCACACAACATATCCCCATCCCAGAGCCCAATCGCGTTCACCATTTTTATTCACTACTGACCTTGTATTTCTTGTTCTTTCTGGGAAACACATAGGTCCGATATTTATAGTTTTGGAGTCATATTATGGGAACTTGCTACTGGGAAGATACCTTGGGAGAATCTCAACTCAATGCAGGTATAGTTCTCaacttttgattttaaaaaatgcaATATATTTGCATGCGAAGAGTCTATGATCATCAATCCATCTGCATCTCTTCTAAAGAGGAGATCCTATGTTGGATCCCATCTTTGAGTCGTATTTTCACTTTATAAAGTCTTGTAGCTCTGCATATATGGACAACAGTGTGTTTAGGATACTTGTAGGTGATTGGAACTGTCGGGTTCATGAACCAACGACTTGAGATTCCGAAGGATTTAGATCCACTGTGGGCTTCGATAATAGAGAGTTGCTGGCTCAGGTGGGTTATCTCCTCGTAACGTTTTCatgtttggtttctttttttttagatcCGAGCTGTAGCATACAGGTACATAAGTTAATTCAATATTATGAACCACAGACCATTACAAGCCTCAAGCATCGCgtgatattttaatcaaattacgTACAATAAGATATGATGACCTAATTATTTAAGAACCATTTACATAATTGACTTTGGTAGTA contains the following coding sequences:
- the LOC107910572 gene encoding dual specificity protein kinase shkD; this encodes METPQGEELLRKIQELQVGHAHLMREMSRLKQSGGESIHDSTRRGSSRTSPQWPLFLGDALAAAGSGSVRLPSQIESGSCGTSNGDGERTRTGNSWTAAANLTNSQYLNILQSMGQSVYIYDLGGRVFYWNRAAEKLFGYSEAEALGQDIIKLVCQPKYFRIAANIVHLVTAGESWAGLFPIKNRIGENISVVTTVTPFYDEIGSVVGITCVTCDSRPFQETKFEFSAERQPKGNSSAFIRSKNAISVKLGLDPQQPLQAAIVSKISNLASKVSNKVKSRIRTGENRVDPYDHNEDATSSGVCTPKGDMRPPTHGVLYPFHNESTVMNSIDFGDENEGKPGVQKFTTFIALTGISLPWKGNSQEESEAKTTHSIRPCEGNDQENETFLLKGPYLGTKPEDHINEHDRPINNDALGSSSSSANVNSTSSTSSSGSTGGSPVNRVHMDTDCVDYEILWEELTIGEQIGQGSCGTVYHGLWYASDVAVKVFPNLEYSDNVIHSFRQEVSLMKRLRHPNVLLFMGAVTSPQRLCIVTEFLQRGSLFRLLQRNAAKLERKRRVHMALDIARGMNYLHHCNPTIVHRDLKSSNLLVDKNWTVKVGDFGLSRLKHATFLTTKTGKGTPQWMAPEVLRNEPSDEKSDIYSFGVILWELATGKIPWENLNSMQVIGTVGFMNQRLEIPKDLDPLWASIIESCWLSDPRSRPTFLELMDKLRELQRRCAIQLQQARNSAGDCSQKGS